Genomic DNA from Candidatus Schekmanbacteria bacterium:
GAAATCCTGTTGCCTTCGACGCAAGAGCCGAAGATCTTGAAACCCTTGGATTCATCTCGATTACAAACATTTTCCCATTCTCGGGGTTGATTGCAAATTGAATGTTTGAACCTCCTGTGTCAACTCCAATTTCGCGGATTATCTTAATGGAAGCATTACGTAGAATTTGATATTCTTTATCTGTTAATGTTTGGGCAGGGGCAACAGTTATGCTGTCTCCTGTGTGAATTCCCATAGGGTCGAAATTTTCAATCGTACATATAATAACTACATTGTCTTTTGAATCCCTCATAACTTCTAATTCAAATTCTTTCCATCCGATGAGAGATTTTTCAATAAGTATTTGGCTGAATGGACTTGCCGCAAGGCCCCAATTCACATATTCCTTAAATTCTTCCATATTATAGGCAATGTTGCCACCTGTGCCGCCTAAAGTGAAAGATGGGCGTATTATAGCAGGAAACCCAATATCCTTTATAATTTCATAAGCCTCATTTTCATTAGTGGCATAGCCGCTTGGGGGAATGTCGAGATCAATATTCTGCATTGCTTTCTTAAAAAGGTCTCTATCTTCTGCTTTTTCAATTGCTTCTATCTTGGCGCCTATCATTTCAACGCCATATTTTTTGAGAATTCCTTCCTTGTGAAGTTCAACTGAAAGGTTTAATCCTGTTTGGCCTCCTATTGTTGGAAGAAGGGCATCAGGTCTTTCTTTTTTAATTATTTTTTCAAGAATATTGACATCAAGAGGCTCCACATAGGTAGCATCAGCCATTTCAGGATCAGTCATAATAGTTGCAGGATTACTGTTTACCAATACAGTTTGGAATCCTTCTTCCCTAAGTGCTTTGCATGCCTGTGTCCCAGAATAATCGAATTCACATGCTTGTCCTATTACAATGGGACCTGAGCCGATAATCAGGATTTTCTTGATATCTTTTCTTTTAGGCAAAACAACTGCTCCAATTATAAATTGTCTCTTTTTTTTCTTCTTGAATTAGTGCATTTGCAGAAAAAATCTTTTTTATTCAAGTAATTTTTTAAAAAAAAATTATCCTTTCGTATCTAAGATGCGGTATTTTCATTATTAGTTTCATTTTCAATAGGGCCTTTTGCGAAAAATATATTCACTATTAATATCCCTGTGCCAATGCAAATTGCCGTGTCTGCAATATTGAATGCAGGCCAATGATAAGAGTTCCAGTAAAAATCAAGAAAATCCCTTACTTCACCCAAAAATATTCTATCAATGAAATTGCCTAATGCACCTGCTAAAATCATTCCAAATGAAGCTCTCTGAAATTTATTTTTTTCATCAGAAGTTGCAATTAAATATATAATGAGTGCTAAAGCAATTATGCTGATGATTGCAAAAAAAGGTTTTCTAATCGATGCTGAGAGTGTGGAGAAAATTCCAAAAGCAGCACCTTTATTCAAGACAAATGTTATATTGAAAAAACCTTTTATTACTTCGATGCTTTGAGAAGGAAGCATAGTTTGCTGAATTATCAATTTCGTAATTTGGTCAATGAGCAATACAGCTGTAACAATAATCAATTCTAAGAAGCGTGCGGAAAACTTCATATTTGCAGGGATCCTATTATTTCCTTGATTGAAACAATTTTGTTCTCTTTGCAGTAACTTTTTAAGCCATTTATTATTTCAATTACAGAGTAAGGATTGACCATTACTGCTGTACCTAAAGCTATTGCTGAAGCGCCTGCAATCATAAACTCGATTACATCATTGCTATTCATTATCCCACCCATACCTATGATTGGCAAGGAAACAGCATTTTTAACTTTCCAGACCATTGCAAGAGCAACAGGTTTTATTGCAGGACCAGAGAGTCCACCTGTTGTAGTAGAAAGACGAGGTTTTCGTGTTTTTGTGTCTATTGCCATTCCAACCAATGTATTAATCAGTGACAGAGCATCTGCTCCAGAATCTTCAGATGCTTTTGCAATTTCTTCAATATTTGAAACATTTGGAGAAAGCTTCATAATAACAGGGACTTTCGAAACGGATTTTACTTTTTCTACCAGTTTACCTGCACCCTTTGGTGTTTTACCAAATTCCATCCCGCCCTTTTTGACATTGGGGCAGGATGCATTTATTTCAATTGCTGAAATTCCATCTTCTGCTGACAAAAGCTTTGCCACTTCTTTGTATTCATCTATAGAATTGCCAAAAATATTTGCAATTATCTTTGTATTGAATTTTTTAAGAAAAGGCAGATAGTCTTTTATAAATTTTTCGGTTCCGACATTTTCAAGCCCAATGGAGTTTAACACTCCTGAAGAAGTTTCATAGATTCTTGGCGGCGGATTTCCATTGCGTGGTTTTAATGATAATCCTTTGGTTGTTATTCCACCTACTGTATTGAGGTCTATGA
This window encodes:
- the lspA gene encoding signal peptidase II, whose amino-acid sequence is MKFSARFLELIIVTAVLLIDQITKLIIQQTMLPSQSIEVIKGFFNITFVLNKGAAFGIFSTLSASIRKPFFAIISIIALALIIYLIATSDEKNKFQRASFGMILAGALGNFIDRIFLGEVRDFLDFYWNSYHWPAFNIADTAICIGTGILIVNIFFAKGPIENETNNENTAS
- a CDS encoding dihydroorotate dehydrogenase — its product is MVAAKKSKKLVDKCLQIKLAGIRFKNPVILASGTCGYGKKLSEFIDLNTVGGITTKGLSLKPRNGNPPPRIYETSSGVLNSIGLENVGTEKFIKDYLPFLKKFNTKIIANIFGNSIDEYKEVAKLLSAEDGISAIEINASCPNVKKGGMEFGKTPKGAGKLVEKVKSVSKVPVIMKLSPNVSNIEEIAKASEDSGADALSLINTLVGMAIDTKTRKPRLSTTTGGLSGPAIKPVALAMVWKVKNAVSLPIIGMGGIMNSNDVIEFMIAGASAIALGTAVMVNPYSVIEIINGLKSYCKENKIVSIKEIIGSLQI